A window of Pseudomonadota bacterium genomic DNA:
TGGAACGAGAGGAGCAGCGGGACCTGGCGCTGGACCAGACGGGTGACCGTGACCGTGCGCGGTCTGGGCTCGGGGTTCGTGCGGGTGGCGGCAGGAAGAACCACCGGCCGCGGCGCCACGAGTCGATGGGCGAGCCCGACGGCTTCCAGCCCGGGACGCATTGCGAACGTGCGCAGCACCCCCTCCGAGGTGGCCGCGTACGCATACCCGGCCCTCGTCTTGTCGAGCGCGCCACTTCCGGAGATGACGTGAAACGCCTCTTCAGGCTTCAGCGCGAGGTTGACCGTCTCGATCTGCTCGAGGCCGAACTCGGGCTCCTCACTGGCGGGGGGCGGCGCCGGGTCGTTTGCGGCCACCTGCTGCGTCTGCGTCGTTGACACCGTGACCAGAACGCTCTTCTTGACCTTGATGTCGAAGAAGGTGCTGCGCAGGTCGCGATAGCCGAGCAGGCGACGCAGCTCGGTGCCGGCAAGCTTCTCCTCGCCCCCCTCGCGCACCACCACGATCTCCTCGGCTCTTCCCGACGCGGCGCGCTTGCCCAGGCGAACCTCGAGCACCTTGCCCAGGGTCGAGCGCGACCCCTGGGAGATGGCGCGGCGCAGATGCTGCATGGTGTACTCGCGCGTCCAAGCCTGGTAGGGGGAGCGCTCGCAATATGGATCGGTGACACCCTGCATGTAGGGTGCGTCCTCGCCGAACGCCACGGAGGCCGCCTCGGTGTGACCGCCGCAGGCGCTGTGGAAATAGGCCTTCACCACCTTGCCGTTATAGGCGATGACCTCGCGTCGCGTGGCCTGCACCGCGCGGACGATGGACGGGATCTCCCCCGCCATTCCCTCGTAGACCTGGTCTCTGTCGGTGGCCACGACGTCCCAGTCGCGGCCCCCATAGAGCTCGACCTGATGGAGCACATACGATCGCGCCGCGACCGCCTGCGCCTTGAGGCACTCCTCCGGCCAGCTCGAGGGCACCTCTCCCGC
This region includes:
- a CDS encoding SpoIID/LytB domain-containing protein, with the translated sequence MLCSGVAPCAARGYVIRVGLAFEVEACRLSSAEGLELADADGQHIAGLPDAVTAVIAPSGGVVVGGRTYIQPSLMVRPRNGAIALNGRLYRGQMVLLRSAGGRLNVVNYVDLESYIQGVLAGEVPSSWPEECLKAQAVAARSYVLHQVELYGGRDWDVVATDRDQVYEGMAGEIPSIVRAVQATRREVIAYNGKVVKAYFHSACGGHTEAASVAFGEDAPYMQGVTDPYCERSPYQAWTREYTMQHLRRAISQGSRSTLGKVLEVRLGKRAASGRAEEIVVVREGGEEKLAGTELRRLLGYRDLRSTFFDIKVKKSVLVTVSTTQTQQVAANDPAPPPASEEPEFGLEQIETVNLALKPEEAFHVISGSGALDKTRAGYAYAATSEGVLRTFAMRPGLEAVGLAHRLVAPRPVVLPAATRTNPEPRPRTVTVTRLVQRQVPLLLSF